The Streptomyces sp. NBC_01775 genome includes a region encoding these proteins:
- a CDS encoding SMI1/KNR4 family protein: protein MSDRSLSSAWLASWMSRVSGVLTAMTDEFERRHGFPPGTNRVRSADHGDQVAARALAQVERVPADLLTFYDSVGDVTWEDVGNGYFVEPVREVLLRLKEYGTVGIGAGQATGGLVIGSDGGGLCYVTGPDGAVHRTRTATLDEPELDKVAGDLRQFLERLEKSLTRFVTDGGPGYL from the coding sequence ATGAGTGACCGTTCGCTGTCGTCTGCCTGGCTGGCCTCGTGGATGAGCAGGGTCTCAGGCGTACTGACGGCGATGACAGACGAGTTCGAGCGTCGGCACGGGTTTCCCCCGGGCACCAATCGGGTCAGGTCGGCCGACCACGGCGACCAGGTGGCGGCTCGTGCTCTGGCCCAAGTGGAGCGCGTCCCCGCTGACCTGCTCACTTTCTACGACAGCGTCGGTGACGTCACCTGGGAAGACGTCGGCAACGGCTACTTCGTCGAGCCGGTACGTGAGGTCCTCCTCCGGCTCAAGGAATACGGCACTGTCGGCATCGGCGCAGGCCAGGCGACTGGCGGCTTGGTCATCGGCTCAGACGGTGGCGGACTGTGTTACGTCACGGGCCCCGACGGGGCGGTTCACCGGACGCGGACAGCGACGCTGGACGAACCCGAGCTCGACAAGGTGGCTGGTGACCTGCGGCAGTTTCTGGAGCGGCTGGAGAAATCCCTGACGCGGTTCGTGACCGACGGCGGGCCGGGGTACCTGTAG
- a CDS encoding DUF397 domain-containing protein codes for MLLAEQALYTNFGGPEVMKGQLDRLMTAMRLPRLSLGPIPRSARLAIWPGNSFSMFDDKFVLVETYSAEFSVTQPREIELYTKDRAGGTLAFPPTAWSDFVDFSKRQRV; via the coding sequence GTGCTGCTCGCCGAGCAGGCTCTCTACACCAACTTCGGCGGACCGGAAGTGATGAAAGGCCAGCTCGACCGCCTCATGACCGCGATGCGGCTCCCGAGGCTGAGCCTGGGCCCCATCCCGAGATCTGCTCGACTCGCCATCTGGCCCGGCAACTCATTCTCCATGTTCGACGACAAGTTCGTGCTCGTCGAAACCTACTCGGCGGAGTTCTCCGTCACCCAGCCACGCGAGATCGAGCTTTACACCAAGGACCGGGCAGGCGGCACCCTGGCCTTCCCGCCGACCGCCTGGTCGGATTTCGTTGACTTCAGCAAGCGGCAGCGCGTGTGA
- a CDS encoding DEAD/DEAH box helicase yields MTTTPTTPSNNTHLSPAFPGRAPWGTASKLRAWQQAAMDAYLEKQPRDFLAVATPGAGKTTFALTLASWLLHHHVVQQITVVAPTEHLKKQWAEAAARVGIKLDPDYSAGPLSKEYHGIAITYAGVGVRPMLHRNRVEQRKTLVILDEIHHAGDSRSWGEACQEAFEPATRRLALTGTPFRSDTNPIPFVEYAEDREGIRRSVADYTYGYGDALANGVVRPVIFLSYSGNMRWRTKAGDEIEARLGEPMTKDAISQAWRTALDPRGEWMPAVLRAADRRLAEVRKAVPDAGGLVIAADQDSARAYAKLLREITGSGPTVVLSDDTGASQRIEDFRHSEDRWMVAVRMVSEGVDVPRLAVGVYATTVSTPLFFAQAVGRFVRSRRRGETASVFVPTIPTLLTFANEMEVERDHVLDKPKKGDEDDPYAEEADLLKEAEQEKDEDTGDQDQLPFEALESDAVFDRVMYDGAEFGMQAHPGSEEEQDYLGIPGLLEPDQVQMLLQKRQARQISHSRKKPDDEADLLEVPADRRPVITHKELLEKRKQLNTLVGAYVHQSGKPHGVVHTELRRVCGGPPSAEATAGQIEARIAKVREWATRMK; encoded by the coding sequence GTGACTACCACCCCCACCACCCCCAGCAACAACACCCACCTGTCCCCCGCCTTCCCTGGCCGCGCCCCCTGGGGTACGGCCAGCAAGCTGCGGGCCTGGCAGCAGGCGGCGATGGACGCGTACCTGGAGAAGCAGCCGCGTGACTTCCTCGCCGTCGCGACGCCGGGCGCGGGAAAGACGACGTTCGCGCTGACGCTCGCGAGCTGGCTGCTGCACCACCACGTCGTGCAGCAGATCACCGTCGTCGCGCCCACCGAGCATCTGAAGAAGCAGTGGGCCGAGGCGGCGGCGCGGGTGGGGATCAAGCTGGACCCGGACTACAGCGCGGGCCCGCTCAGCAAGGAATACCACGGCATCGCGATCACGTACGCGGGCGTCGGCGTCCGCCCGATGCTGCACCGCAACCGCGTCGAGCAGCGCAAGACCCTGGTCATCCTGGACGAGATCCACCACGCCGGGGACAGCCGCTCGTGGGGCGAGGCGTGCCAGGAGGCGTTCGAGCCCGCGACCCGGCGGCTGGCGCTGACGGGTACGCCGTTCCGCTCGGACACCAACCCGATCCCGTTCGTGGAGTACGCGGAGGACCGCGAGGGCATCCGGCGCTCGGTCGCCGACTACACCTACGGGTACGGCGACGCGCTCGCCAACGGCGTCGTGCGGCCCGTCATATTCCTCTCCTACAGCGGCAACATGCGCTGGCGCACCAAGGCGGGCGACGAGATCGAGGCGCGGCTCGGCGAGCCGATGACCAAGGACGCGATCTCCCAGGCGTGGCGCACCGCGCTGGACCCGCGCGGCGAGTGGATGCCCGCCGTGCTGCGCGCCGCCGACCGCAGGCTGGCCGAGGTGCGCAAGGCCGTACCCGACGCGGGCGGCCTCGTCATCGCCGCCGACCAGGACTCGGCCCGCGCCTACGCCAAGCTGCTGCGCGAGATCACCGGCAGCGGCCCCACCGTCGTCCTCTCCGACGACACCGGCGCCTCGCAGCGCATCGAGGACTTCCGCCACAGCGAGGATCGCTGGATGGTCGCGGTGCGCATGGTGTCGGAGGGCGTGGACGTGCCGCGCCTCGCGGTCGGCGTGTACGCGACGACCGTCTCCACGCCGCTGTTCTTCGCCCAGGCCGTCGGCCGCTTCGTCCGCTCCCGGCGGCGCGGCGAGACCGCCTCGGTCTTCGTGCCGACGATCCCCACGCTGCTGACCTTCGCCAACGAGATGGAGGTCGAGCGCGACCACGTCCTCGACAAGCCCAAGAAGGGCGACGAGGACGATCCGTACGCCGAAGAGGCGGATCTCCTCAAGGAGGCGGAGCAGGAGAAGGACGAGGACACGGGGGATCAGGACCAACTCCCCTTCGAGGCGCTGGAGTCGGACGCCGTCTTCGACCGGGTGATGTACGACGGCGCCGAGTTCGGCATGCAGGCGCACCCGGGAAGCGAGGAGGAGCAGGACTACCTCGGCATCCCCGGGCTGCTGGAGCCCGACCAGGTGCAGATGCTGCTCCAGAAGCGGCAGGCCCGGCAGATCTCGCACAGCAGGAAGAAGCCCGACGACGAGGCCGACCTGCTGGAGGTGCCGGCCGACCGGCGTCCGGTCATCACGCACAAGGAGCTGCTGGAGAAGCGCAAGCAGCTCAACACCCTGGTCGGCGCCTATGTCCACCAGAGCGGCAAGCCGCACGGTGTGGTCCACACCGAGCTGCGCCGGGTGTGCGGGGGGCCGCCGAGCGCGGAGGCGACGGCGGGGCAGATCGAGGCGCGGATCGCCAAGGTCCGCGAGTGGGCCACGCGCATGAAGTGA
- a CDS encoding IclR family transcriptional regulator — MTAETSQTLDRGLRVLKLLADTDHGLTVTELSNKLGVNRTVVYRLLATLEQHSLVRRDLGGRARVGLGVLRLGRQVHPLVREAALPALRALAEDVGATAHLTLVDGTEALAVAVVEPSWTDYHVAYRTGFRHPLDRGAAGRAILAGRGAGRGREPGQESGPEEESGPGFVLTHGELEAGASGAAAPVLGVGGIEGSVGVVMLSESVPERVGHRVMRAANEVAEALR, encoded by the coding sequence GTGACCGCGGAGACCTCTCAGACGCTCGATCGTGGACTGCGAGTCCTCAAATTACTGGCCGACACCGATCACGGGCTGACCGTCACAGAGCTGTCCAACAAACTCGGCGTGAACCGCACTGTGGTCTACCGGCTGCTGGCCACCTTGGAGCAGCACTCGCTCGTGCGCCGCGACCTGGGCGGCCGGGCGCGGGTGGGGCTCGGGGTGCTGCGCCTGGGACGGCAGGTCCACCCGCTGGTGCGGGAGGCCGCGCTGCCCGCACTGCGCGCGCTGGCCGAGGACGTGGGGGCCACGGCGCACCTCACGCTCGTGGACGGCACCGAGGCGCTGGCCGTCGCGGTGGTCGAGCCGAGCTGGACCGACTACCACGTCGCCTACCGCACGGGCTTCCGGCATCCGCTGGACCGGGGCGCGGCGGGCCGGGCGATACTCGCCGGCCGCGGGGCGGGCCGGGGGCGGGAGCCGGGCCAGGAGAGCGGCCCCGAGGAGGAGAGCGGGCCCGGGTTCGTGCTCACCCACGGCGAGCTGGAGGCCGGAGCCAGCGGTGCGGCGGCACCCGTGCTGGGGGTGGGCGGAATCGAGGGCAGCGTCGGCGTGGTGATGCTGTCGGAGTCGGTGCCCGAACGCGTCGGCCACCGCGTGATGCGCGCGGCGAACGAGGTCGCCGAGGCGCTGCGCTGA
- a CDS encoding S16 family serine protease, with translation MSDSSRPRLSARRRTLALCALPVVLLFALTLFAPLPYSLAQPGETADVLGATGGKPVISVKGAKPRGKDDGKLLSVTIAATKPEATVRVGDVARAWFREDRAVMPREAVYPGGGDTRQAEKHIAKEMKDSQDTAVTVALRQLHRSPKDVDVSLRLGDVGGPSAGLFFALGIIDKLDGDGTGKGGLTGGHTIAGTGTIDAKGKVGAVGGVPLKTQAARRDGARIFLVPKSQCAEASTERPAGLRLVPVSTLKGTLDVLKRVRTGGELPSC, from the coding sequence GTGTCCGACTCCTCTCGCCCCCGCCTGTCCGCGCGCCGCCGCACGCTCGCGCTCTGCGCGCTGCCCGTGGTGCTGCTGTTCGCGCTGACGCTGTTCGCACCGCTGCCGTACTCCCTGGCGCAGCCGGGCGAGACGGCCGACGTGCTGGGGGCCACGGGGGGCAAGCCGGTGATCTCGGTCAAGGGCGCGAAGCCGCGCGGCAAGGACGACGGCAAGCTGCTGTCGGTGACGATCGCGGCGACCAAGCCGGAGGCGACGGTGCGGGTTGGCGATGTGGCGCGGGCCTGGTTCCGCGAGGACCGCGCCGTGATGCCCCGGGAGGCCGTCTACCCCGGCGGGGGCGACACCCGTCAGGCGGAGAAGCACATCGCCAAGGAGATGAAGGACTCCCAGGACACGGCGGTCACCGTCGCGCTGCGCCAGCTGCACAGGTCGCCGAAGGATGTGGACGTCTCCCTGCGCCTGGGCGATGTGGGCGGGCCCAGCGCCGGGCTCTTCTTCGCGCTCGGCATCATCGACAAGCTCGACGGCGACGGCACCGGCAAGGGCGGGCTCACCGGCGGGCACACCATCGCCGGCACCGGCACCATCGACGCCAAGGGCAAGGTCGGCGCGGTGGGCGGCGTGCCCCTCAAGACCCAGGCGGCGCGGCGCGACGGGGCCCGGATTTTCCTGGTGCCCAAGTCCCAGTGCGCCGAGGCGAGCACGGAGCGGCCCGCGGGGCTGCGGCTGGTGCCCGTCAGCACGCTCAAGGGCACGCTGGACGTGCTGAAGCGGGTCCGCACCGGCGGCGAACTCCCCAGCTGCTGA
- a CDS encoding glycine betaine ABC transporter substrate-binding protein: MRRPRTAGRRATTRRATTRRAALCVALLAPAAGCGLVSGSPMTDAVQPGSIGRGQPLKGAKLTVTSKEFTEQIILGQIMGLAFKAAGAQVVDRTSIQGSIGAREAVRSGTADGMYEYTGTGWITYLGNTTPVVDPHKQWLAVRKADRANGITWLAPSRLNNTYALAVNDRLQKKYRVRTLSDVAALSKKQRPAATVCVENEFASRDDGLTGMKKKYGMDIPSGNVSKMSGGVVYTQASQGSPCAFGEVFTTDGRIKAMRLNVLRDDRNFFPNYNAAPEMNAATMKKYPRIAQVLAPVTRALNNKVARELNAKVDVEGQDPHQVAKDWMVEKGFLKAS, translated from the coding sequence ATGAGGCGCCCGCGTACCGCCGGGAGGCGGGCCACCACGAGACGGGCCACCACGAGACGGGCCGCCCTGTGCGTGGCGCTGCTGGCGCCGGCCGCCGGGTGCGGGCTGGTCAGCGGCAGCCCGATGACCGACGCCGTCCAGCCCGGCAGCATCGGCAGGGGCCAACCCCTCAAGGGCGCCAAGCTGACCGTGACGTCGAAGGAGTTCACCGAGCAGATCATCCTCGGCCAGATCATGGGCCTGGCCTTCAAGGCGGCGGGCGCCCAGGTCGTGGACCGCACCAGCATCCAGGGCTCCATCGGCGCCCGCGAGGCCGTACGCAGCGGCACAGCGGACGGGATGTACGAGTACACCGGCACCGGCTGGATCACCTACCTCGGCAACACGACCCCGGTGGTCGACCCCCACAAGCAGTGGCTGGCCGTACGGAAGGCGGACCGTGCCAACGGGATCACCTGGCTGGCACCCTCCCGGCTCAACAACACCTACGCGCTGGCCGTCAACGACCGGCTCCAGAAGAAGTACCGCGTCCGCACCCTCTCCGACGTCGCCGCGCTCTCCAAGAAGCAGCGGCCGGCGGCCACCGTGTGCGTGGAGAACGAGTTCGCCTCCCGCGACGACGGGCTGACCGGCATGAAGAAGAAGTACGGCATGGACATCCCCTCCGGCAACGTCAGCAAGATGAGCGGCGGCGTCGTCTACACCCAGGCGTCCCAGGGCTCCCCCTGCGCGTTCGGCGAGGTCTTCACCACCGACGGCCGCATCAAGGCCATGCGCCTGAACGTCCTGCGCGACGACCGGAACTTCTTCCCCAACTACAACGCGGCGCCCGAGATGAACGCCGCCACGATGAAGAAGTACCCGAGGATCGCCCAGGTGCTGGCGCCGGTCACCAGGGCCCTGAACAACAAGGTCGCGCGGGAGCTGAACGCCAAGGTCGACGTCGAGGGCCAGGATCCGCACCAGGTCGCCAAGGACTGGATGGTCGAGAAGGGCTTCCTCAAGGCGTCCTGA
- a CDS encoding ABC transporter permease: MSGERPRAPDVQSEPPLLQALEHEADGVEDPNPEDHRTPPPAPAEGRFSRLTWPKLLVLPLVLALGLLGTWLWFRGAELDSIARNSLTRANVELRLRQHIELTVISTFFVLIIAIPLGIVLTRKRLRKAAPIAMIFANLGQAVPALGLLILLVIWLGVGPHAAIVGIVIYAVLPVLANTIAGLRAIDPALVEAAKGVGMSPVGVLRKVELPLAVPLILAGVRNALVLNVGTATLATFGGGGGLGDLISDGITNQRMPVLYLGSILTVALALLVDWLASLAELLLRPLGLEGPA; encoded by the coding sequence ATGAGCGGGGAGAGGCCCAGGGCACCCGACGTGCAGAGCGAGCCCCCGCTGCTCCAGGCGCTCGAACACGAGGCGGACGGCGTCGAGGACCCGAACCCCGAGGATCACCGCACCCCTCCCCCGGCCCCGGCCGAGGGCCGCTTCTCGCGGCTGACCTGGCCCAAGCTGCTGGTGCTGCCCCTCGTGCTCGCGCTGGGGCTGCTGGGGACCTGGCTGTGGTTCCGGGGCGCGGAGCTGGACTCGATCGCCCGCAACTCCCTGACCCGCGCCAACGTGGAGCTGCGGCTGCGGCAGCACATCGAACTCACCGTGATCTCCACGTTCTTCGTGCTGATCATCGCGATCCCGCTCGGCATCGTGCTGACCCGCAAGCGGCTGCGCAAGGCGGCGCCCATCGCGATGATCTTCGCCAACCTCGGCCAGGCCGTCCCCGCCCTGGGCCTGCTGATCCTGCTGGTCATCTGGCTGGGCGTGGGTCCGCACGCGGCGATCGTCGGCATCGTCATCTACGCGGTGCTGCCGGTGCTCGCCAACACGATCGCCGGGCTGCGCGCCATCGACCCGGCGCTGGTGGAGGCCGCCAAGGGCGTCGGGATGTCGCCGGTCGGGGTGCTGCGCAAGGTCGAGCTGCCGCTGGCCGTACCGCTGATCCTCGCCGGGGTGCGCAACGCGCTCGTGCTGAACGTCGGCACGGCGACGCTGGCCACCTTCGGCGGGGGCGGCGGCCTGGGCGACCTGATCTCGGACGGCATCACCAACCAGCGCATGCCGGTGCTCTACCTCGGCTCGATCCTCACCGTCGCGCTCGCCCTGCTCGTCGACTGGCTCGCCTCGCTGGCCGAACTGCTGCTGCGGCCCCTTGGACTGGAGGGCCCGGCATGA